A DNA window from Chlamydia felis Fe/C-56 contains the following coding sequences:
- the garD gene encoding inclusion membrane protein GarD, protein MTASLDHLHSNSRVLVFFDTITGNKSTIYEISRCENSSLTRLINSEVTNSNPTINNLAVINGIFLSEAAPLFPERPTPAVQLTSDCSPWFSSQRSPCCNFSESSNFFLIFVQEICTIVNVIYQNTLGNVIRSAVSVCHLVHKSVLFHRQEKKILSLLKNSHISPFKKGGYIASATALNHAKKSAL, encoded by the coding sequence ATGACCGCTTCCCTAGACCATCTTCATTCTAATAGCCGGGTCCTGGTTTTTTTTGACACCATCACGGGGAATAAATCTACAATTTATGAAATTTCAAGATGCGAAAATAGCTCCCTAACCCGACTTATAAATTCTGAAGTCACTAATAGTAATCCAACTATTAATAATCTTGCCGTTATAAATGGGATCTTCTTATCCGAGGCTGCTCCTCTTTTTCCAGAAAGACCAACTCCAGCTGTTCAGCTCACCTCCGACTGCTCTCCCTGGTTCTCGTCGCAAAGAAGTCCTTGTTGTAACTTTTCGGAAAGCTCTAACTTCTTTTTAATATTCGTTCAAGAAATATGCACCATAGTTAATGTTATCTATCAAAATACACTTGGAAATGTAATAAGAAGCGCTGTCAGCGTCTGCCATCTGGTACACAAAAGTGTGCTTTTCCACAGACAAGAGAAAAAAATCTTAAGCCTTCTTAAAAATAGTCATATCTCACCCTTTAAAAAGGGTGGTTATATAGCTTCTGCAACAGCCCTAAATCACGCAAAAAAATCAGCATTATAG
- a CDS encoding adenylate kinase, which produces MLKNIFYIIMGPPGSGKGTQSQCLAEKLGLPHISSGNLLRSAIKASTPLGIKASEYIDEGQLVPNGLVWEIVQETLNKSECLSGCIIDGFPRTLDQAVLLHDFLVKANADYRVIQLDVADEEIIRRIYSRFICPSCNFVYNQSQGFRECPTCHSELVRRSDDTLEVIQKRLESYKNTTASVIDYYADLGKLTCVPAEKSPDEVFQSILACIED; this is translated from the coding sequence ATGTTAAAGAATATTTTTTATATCATTATGGGCCCTCCAGGATCTGGAAAGGGAACACAATCGCAATGTCTTGCTGAAAAATTGGGATTACCACATATCAGTTCGGGAAATCTTTTGCGATCTGCTATAAAAGCATCCACTCCTTTAGGAATCAAAGCATCGGAATACATAGATGAGGGGCAGCTAGTTCCAAATGGTCTTGTTTGGGAAATTGTACAAGAAACTCTAAACAAGTCAGAATGTTTATCAGGATGTATTATTGATGGTTTCCCCAGAACTTTAGATCAGGCAGTTCTTTTGCATGATTTTTTGGTAAAAGCTAATGCTGATTACCGAGTGATACAATTAGACGTTGCTGATGAAGAAATTATTCGCAGAATCTACTCCCGATTTATTTGTCCTTCATGTAATTTCGTCTATAATCAGAGTCAGGGTTTTAGAGAATGTCCTACGTGTCATAGTGAGTTAGTCCGTCGTTCTGATGATACCCTCGAGGTTATTCAGAAGAGGCTGGAAAGTTATAAGAATACTACGGCTTCTGTAATTGACTATTATGCAGATTTAGGGAAACTCACATGTGTTCCTGCTGAAAAATCTCCTGATGAGGTTTTCCAAAGTATCTTGGCTTGTATAGAAGATTAA
- a CDS encoding C40 family peptidase, with product MKHYQLYAPVSDLSSIHGDLETQLLFGERLLSGKDAHYAYSQLVYNGDFWRPYPVKNISSEASFFHLLQHISPNAAVKSFDAFLEPWHIPLPYGTPLTIDSRGKVFLPEEVRKGIRFPLDKEEPFCKLTHVRFLNTPLSMDLLLKESENFLDIPYVWGGRCVHRSLIDCGLDCSGFINILFQAHGLSIPRNARDQYKDCDLVDSFGSLPPGGFVFLQNDQGLRISHVMLKKSSTCLIHAAQTLGKIVLFSLGRDIVFSKNSFRAQNAQGKAFFGVPRKRKVFF from the coding sequence ATGAAACATTATCAACTTTATGCGCCTGTTTCTGACCTCTCATCTATACATGGTGATTTAGAAACACAGCTATTATTTGGAGAGCGCCTACTTTCTGGTAAAGATGCCCACTATGCCTACTCTCAATTAGTCTACAATGGAGATTTTTGGCGTCCCTACCCAGTCAAAAACATCTCATCAGAAGCCTCATTTTTTCACCTACTTCAACACATTTCACCTAACGCTGCAGTCAAATCTTTTGATGCTTTTTTAGAACCCTGGCATATTCCCCTACCCTATGGCACGCCACTAACCATAGATTCTCGGGGAAAGGTCTTCTTGCCTGAAGAAGTTAGAAAAGGGATCAGATTCCCTCTTGATAAGGAAGAGCCTTTTTGTAAATTGACTCATGTGCGTTTTTTGAATACTCCCCTTTCTATGGATCTTTTACTTAAAGAATCCGAGAATTTTTTAGATATCCCTTATGTATGGGGAGGACGTTGTGTTCATCGCTCTTTAATAGATTGTGGTTTAGATTGTTCTGGTTTTATAAATATTTTGTTTCAAGCTCATGGATTAAGCATCCCTAGAAATGCAAGAGATCAATACAAAGATTGTGATTTAGTGGATAGTTTTGGAAGTCTTCCTCCAGGAGGATTTGTCTTTTTACAAAATGATCAGGGGTTGCGAATTTCTCATGTGATGTTGAAGAAAAGTTCAACATGTTTAATTCACGCAGCTCAAACTCTGGGGAAGATCGTTCTTTTTTCTTTGGGAAGAGATATAGTATTTAGTAAAAACAGTTTTCGGGCTCAGAATGCTCAAGGAAAAGCATTTTTTGGAGTGCCAAGAAAAAGAAAAGTCTTCTTCTAG
- the rpsI gene encoding 30S ribosomal protein S9 translates to MVKSTIEESVATGRRKQAVSSVRLRPGTGKIDVNGKAFDEYFPLEIQRATILSPLKVLGHTEEFDLIIRINGGGIQGQVIATRLGLARALLKKNGDSKQELKSRGFLTRDPRKKERKKYGHKKARKSFQFSKR, encoded by the coding sequence GTGGTAAAAAGTACAATAGAAGAATCAGTAGCTACTGGAAGAAGAAAACAAGCAGTCTCTAGCGTCCGCCTTCGTCCAGGAACTGGTAAAATTGACGTAAATGGAAAAGCCTTTGATGAATACTTTCCCTTGGAAATTCAAAGAGCTACCATCCTTTCACCGTTAAAAGTTCTTGGCCATACTGAAGAATTCGACCTTATTATTCGTATAAATGGTGGTGGAATTCAAGGACAAGTGATCGCAACACGTTTAGGGTTGGCAAGAGCTCTATTAAAGAAGAACGGTGATTCTAAACAAGAATTAAAGAGCCGTGGTTTTCTTACTAGAGACCCTAGAAAGAAAGAACGTAAAAAATACGGCCATAAGAAAGCACGTAAAAGCTTCCAGTTCTCTAAGCGTTAA
- the rplM gene encoding 50S ribosomal protein L13, with amino-acid sequence MEKRKDTKTTIAKASESQNKSWYVIDATGKTLGRLSSEVVKILRGKHKVTYTPHVAMGDGVVIINAEKVHLTGAKKNQKIYRYYTGYISGMREVPFENMLAKKPSYIIEHAIKGMMPKTRLGKRQFKSLRILKGDCYKTFESQKPIVLDV; translated from the coding sequence ATGGAAAAAAGAAAAGACACGAAAACAACCATTGCTAAAGCATCTGAATCTCAGAATAAGTCTTGGTATGTTATCGATGCTACGGGGAAAACCTTGGGAAGACTTTCTTCAGAGGTTGTAAAAATCTTACGAGGGAAACATAAGGTAACTTATACGCCTCACGTAGCCATGGGCGATGGTGTTGTCATTATCAATGCTGAAAAAGTGCATTTGACAGGCGCTAAGAAAAATCAAAAAATATATCGCTACTATACAGGATATATTTCCGGAATGCGCGAAGTTCCTTTCGAGAATATGTTGGCTAAAAAACCATCTTATATTATCGAGCACGCCATTAAAGGTATGATGCCCAAAACTCGTTTGGGTAAACGTCAATTCAAATCCTTAAGAATATTAAAAGGGGATTGTTACAAGACGTTCGAGTCTCAGAAGCCGATTGTATTAGATGTTTAA
- a CDS encoding DUF1389 domain-containing protein, translated as MSGIILHSLFRNDCRCHASYSFDKRIHDRVTIAIIMTVISAVSLIIALIPAIIMATPIGFIWAGIFGGIALALFVFAILTNYLRTNIPEGLKKVFKENYPPDFCSFIEKNQLTVQEIRLLLNALEEAGADRDISFHKYSVALPPKLKTALKRYGISEFVDGLEQGDLVSLDSVLIKNCPLYWLRKFIKAAPEFPVRGIIDPSYEEVASYWLGRSGGCRNAGTVFSDNVYFISQKIQKEDFEKLSLCIQSNDWLNEELVAEKHRIAEACLELKKQTLEDNAGIDVANFFKEIENSLLELCTHGVSWGQLNLISSMNSDEWNFLCALDGNKQGVQRFAVPCLEEVSDERHHLYEPMISLVTWRDIRGLGLDVEALLNQQIRDPQDRLVKYFTRQSRYHRAIDLVPKEALERLPRYTLDFSTGNRVG; from the coding sequence ATGTCAGGAATTATTTTACATTCCCTTTTTAGAAATGACTGTCGTTGTCATGCTTCCTATTCATTTGATAAGCGAATTCACGATCGTGTGACAATAGCCATAATTATGACCGTTATTTCTGCTGTTAGTTTGATTATAGCGCTTATTCCAGCCATTATAATGGCCACTCCTATAGGGTTTATTTGGGCGGGGATTTTTGGCGGAATAGCTCTCGCGCTGTTTGTTTTTGCGATTCTAACAAATTATTTAAGAACAAATATTCCTGAAGGGCTTAAAAAGGTTTTTAAAGAAAACTATCCTCCGGACTTTTGTAGTTTTATTGAGAAAAATCAGCTTACGGTTCAAGAAATACGCTTATTACTTAATGCTTTAGAAGAAGCTGGTGCTGATAGGGACATTTCTTTTCATAAATATTCAGTAGCCTTACCTCCAAAGTTAAAAACAGCATTAAAAAGATACGGTATTTCTGAGTTTGTCGATGGGCTCGAACAAGGAGATCTTGTTTCTTTAGACTCAGTATTGATTAAAAATTGCCCGCTGTATTGGTTGAGAAAATTTATAAAAGCGGCGCCGGAATTTCCTGTTAGAGGGATTATCGATCCGTCTTATGAAGAAGTCGCTTCTTATTGGTTAGGAAGATCTGGGGGATGTAGGAATGCAGGAACTGTTTTTTCAGATAACGTTTATTTTATTTCTCAAAAGATACAAAAGGAAGATTTCGAGAAGTTGTCTTTATGTATTCAAAGCAATGACTGGCTAAATGAGGAATTAGTTGCTGAAAAACATAGAATAGCAGAAGCGTGCTTGGAATTAAAAAAACAGACTCTTGAGGATAATGCTGGTATTGATGTTGCGAATTTCTTTAAAGAAATTGAGAACTCTCTTTTAGAATTATGCACGCATGGAGTTAGTTGGGGTCAATTAAATTTAATTAGTTCTATGAATTCTGATGAGTGGAATTTTCTGTGTGCTCTTGATGGAAATAAACAGGGAGTCCAAAGGTTTGCAGTCCCCTGTCTTGAAGAAGTTTCGGATGAGAGACATCATTTATACGAACCTATGATTTCTCTGGTGACTTGGAGGGATATTCGTGGGCTAGGGTTGGATGTGGAAGCTCTTCTTAATCAACAAATACGCGATCCCCAGGATAGACTTGTTAAATACTTTACAAGGCAATCGCGTTATCATAGAGCTATAGATCTAGTCCCTAAGGAGGCCTTAGAGCGTTTACCTAGGTATACTTTAGATTTTTCAACGGGGAATAGGGTGGGGTGA
- a CDS encoding ABC transporter ATP-binding protein, whose translation MLPLIEAKNLSKVVQQSNQNIEILRNVNFNLYPGEIVAITGASGNGKSTLLHLLGTLDTPSSGELIFLGKKKESYNLSAFRNQHIGFIFQNFYLLEDDTVINNILMPASIARQTTAKGSSTYNKALGLIEAVGLSHRTHSQCSLLSGGEKQRVAIARALINNPSILLADEPSGNLDDKTSKYIHHLLLSQSHNSRGVLIVTHNKQLARQCHREGILQNGELVF comes from the coding sequence ATGTTACCTCTTATTGAAGCTAAAAATCTTTCTAAAGTTGTCCAACAAAGCAATCAAAATATAGAGATACTTCGCAATGTAAACTTCAACTTATACCCAGGAGAAATAGTTGCCATTACAGGAGCTTCTGGAAATGGGAAAAGCACGCTACTTCATCTACTGGGGACACTAGACACTCCCTCTTCAGGGGAACTCATATTCCTAGGAAAAAAAAAGGAAAGTTATAATCTATCTGCATTTAGAAACCAGCATATTGGTTTCATCTTTCAAAATTTCTATCTCTTAGAAGATGATACTGTAATAAACAACATCTTAATGCCCGCAAGTATTGCTCGACAAACCACAGCCAAAGGATCTTCTACTTATAACAAAGCGTTAGGACTCATAGAAGCTGTAGGACTATCTCATCGAACGCATTCACAATGCAGCCTTCTTTCTGGGGGAGAAAAACAACGCGTAGCTATTGCCAGAGCTTTAATAAATAATCCCTCAATTTTATTAGCAGATGAACCCTCTGGCAATTTAGACGACAAAACTTCTAAATATATTCACCATCTTCTTCTGTCTCAATCGCACAACTCGCGCGGAGTGCTTATAGTAACACACAATAAGCAACTTGCGCGTCAATGCCATCGTGAGGGGATTCTACAAAATGGCGAACTTGTTTTTTAA
- a CDS encoding ABC transporter permease, whose translation MKLELLIAFKYLIPRKKRLSSAIVSIFSIGIISLVTWLSIVFISVIYGLEQRWIHDLSQLHSPVKILPSSIYYDSYYYQIDRHADLSQYTTKTIGEKLCSSCTNPYDPNSDYSLPDNFPMPDNTSGGELRDPVKIAFEKLSPYLEQNQAQLLEFEEGVGYVQMDRIANPNTSESRTFSQFIAYPSDLAYKDRVLPYEQTDYSSEILNPFNRSPEGWEKDFVRLKDTYGGSSIILPVNYRDIGYRVGDKGSLSIFSPETQKEIKHPVYVIGFYNPGLSPLGSKIVFIDMDLASQIRSESTGLGMLNGLHVFFKNTKQIIPIKNQIEALLSQSGIHQYWEVSSLYDYQYFKPILDQLRSDQVLFLLVSIIILIVACSNVVTMSILLVNNKKKEIGILKAMGTSSRSLKMIFGFCGAFSGSIGVILGTAFAILTMKNLSVITRGLSYLQGREAFNSTFFGQGLPQELHVPTIFILGLGTLILATISGALPARKVAKMHVSNILKAE comes from the coding sequence ATGAAATTAGAACTTCTAATTGCCTTTAAGTATCTAATACCAAGAAAAAAAAGATTGTCATCTGCCATTGTTTCTATATTTTCAATAGGCATCATTTCTTTAGTTACTTGGTTATCCATTGTTTTTATTTCCGTAATTTATGGTTTGGAACAACGTTGGATTCATGATCTTTCCCAGCTTCATTCTCCAGTAAAAATTCTTCCTTCTTCTATTTATTACGACTCCTACTACTATCAAATAGATAGGCACGCCGATCTTTCTCAATACACAACTAAAACTATAGGAGAAAAGCTCTGCTCATCTTGTACAAATCCCTATGATCCAAATTCGGACTACTCTCTACCAGACAATTTTCCCATGCCCGACAATACCTCGGGGGGAGAATTAAGGGATCCTGTAAAAATTGCTTTTGAAAAGCTCTCTCCCTATCTAGAACAAAATCAAGCTCAACTTCTAGAATTTGAAGAAGGCGTGGGTTACGTTCAAATGGATAGGATTGCAAATCCCAATACATCTGAATCCCGAACATTTTCCCAGTTCATTGCCTATCCCTCAGATCTGGCATATAAAGACCGGGTTCTTCCCTACGAACAAACAGACTATAGCTCTGAAATTTTAAATCCTTTCAATAGATCTCCTGAAGGCTGGGAAAAAGATTTTGTAAGACTAAAAGATACATACGGCGGGTCTTCGATAATTCTACCTGTTAACTATCGAGACATTGGATATCGAGTAGGGGATAAGGGGAGTCTTAGTATTTTTTCTCCAGAAACTCAAAAGGAAATCAAACACCCTGTATATGTCATAGGTTTCTATAATCCTGGTTTATCTCCCTTGGGAAGTAAAATTGTATTCATTGATATGGACCTAGCCTCTCAAATCCGTTCAGAATCCACAGGACTAGGAATGCTCAATGGCTTGCACGTATTCTTCAAAAATACAAAACAAATCATTCCGATTAAAAATCAAATTGAAGCCCTACTAAGTCAATCTGGAATACACCAATACTGGGAAGTATCATCTCTTTATGATTATCAATACTTCAAACCTATTTTAGATCAGCTACGTAGTGATCAAGTCTTATTTCTATTAGTCTCTATTATCATCCTTATCGTTGCTTGTTCGAATGTTGTAACCATGTCTATTCTCTTAGTTAATAATAAAAAGAAAGAAATAGGGATTCTTAAAGCCATGGGGACTTCTTCTCGCAGCTTAAAAATGATTTTCGGCTTCTGTGGAGCATTTTCTGGGAGTATCGGCGTTATTTTAGGAACCGCTTTTGCTATTTTAACAATGAAAAACCTCTCAGTGATTACCAGGGGATTAAGTTATCTACAAGGGAGAGAAGCTTTTAACTCCACATTCTTTGGTCAAGGACTACCTCAAGAACTCCATGTGCCTACTATTTTTATTCTAGGCTTGGGAACTTTAATCTTAGCAACTATTTCAGGAGCTTTGCCAGCCAGAAAAGTGGCAAAAATGCATGTCTCTAATATTTTAAAAGCAGAATAA
- the rpmG gene encoding 50S ribosomal protein L33 — protein MASKNREIIKLKSTESSDMYWTVKNKRKTTGRLELKKYDRKLRRHVIFKEAK, from the coding sequence ATGGCTAGTAAGAATCGTGAAATCATCAAATTAAAAAGCACTGAAAGTTCCGATATGTACTGGACTGTGAAAAATAAAAGAAAAACAACAGGTCGACTAGAACTCAAAAAATATGATAGAAAACTGCGTAGGCACGTAATTTTCAAAGAAGCTAAGTAA
- the rimO gene encoding 30S ribosomal protein S12 methylthiotransferase RimO has protein sequence MKIKEQFFFKQEASKNKIHFISLGCSRNLVDTEVMLGILLKSGYEATESLEEADYLILNTCAFLKAARDESTDYLQRIIKAKKETAKIILTGCMVSKHKEELKPLLPHIHYVLGSGDVEHILSAIESKEYGEKISSKSYLEMGEIPRKLSTPKHYAYLKIAEGCRKRCAFCIIPTIKGALRSKPLDQIIKEFRLLLKMGVKEIILIAQDLGDYGKDFSADRKSCLDKVLKEMLKEPGDYWIRMLYLYPDEVDDTIIDLMESDHRLLPYVDIPLQHINNRVLKKMLRTTSKEQILDLLTKLRTRIPHIYIRSSFIVGFPGETDDEFQDLVDFVREGWIDNLGIFSYSQEEGSVAADMPDQVSQSVKSKRLKILSQAQKQNVEKHNQKLVGQVVEAVIDGYHPDSELLLTARFYGQAPEVDPCIIVNEARLVSGFGERYLIEITGYVGYDLIGRVVKKAPGE, from the coding sequence ATGAAAATTAAGGAACAGTTTTTTTTTAAACAGGAAGCTTCTAAAAATAAAATTCATTTTATTAGTTTGGGCTGCTCTAGAAATCTTGTGGACACGGAGGTAATGCTCGGGATTTTATTAAAGTCTGGGTATGAAGCCACCGAATCTCTTGAAGAAGCCGACTATTTAATTTTAAATACTTGTGCATTTTTAAAAGCTGCTCGCGATGAATCTACGGACTATCTTCAACGTATAATTAAGGCAAAAAAAGAAACAGCTAAGATTATATTAACGGGCTGCATGGTTTCTAAACATAAGGAGGAGTTGAAACCCTTGCTTCCCCATATACACTATGTCTTAGGTTCTGGGGATGTTGAACATATTCTATCTGCTATTGAATCTAAAGAATATGGGGAAAAAATCTCTTCTAAAAGTTATTTAGAAATGGGCGAGATTCCGAGAAAGTTGTCGACACCCAAACACTATGCTTATTTAAAAATAGCTGAGGGATGTCGCAAGCGCTGTGCTTTTTGCATAATTCCTACTATTAAAGGTGCTTTAAGAAGCAAGCCTCTGGATCAAATTATTAAAGAGTTTCGCCTATTGTTAAAAATGGGGGTTAAGGAAATCATTTTAATCGCTCAAGACTTAGGTGACTATGGCAAAGACTTCTCTGCGGATCGGAAATCTTGTCTAGATAAAGTACTAAAAGAGATGCTCAAAGAGCCGGGGGATTATTGGATTAGGATGCTCTATTTATATCCTGACGAAGTGGATGATACTATAATTGATCTTATGGAAAGCGATCACCGCCTTCTCCCCTATGTTGATATTCCTCTTCAACATATCAATAATCGGGTCTTAAAAAAGATGTTGAGAACAACGTCTAAAGAGCAAATTCTAGATTTATTAACCAAACTTCGCACACGGATTCCACATATTTATATCCGTTCATCATTTATTGTAGGATTCCCTGGAGAAACCGATGACGAATTTCAAGATCTTGTAGACTTCGTTAGAGAGGGATGGATCGATAATCTAGGTATCTTTTCCTATTCTCAAGAAGAAGGTTCTGTAGCAGCTGACATGCCCGATCAAGTATCTCAGAGTGTAAAATCCAAGAGATTAAAAATTCTTTCTCAAGCTCAAAAGCAAAATGTTGAGAAACATAATCAGAAGCTTGTGGGGCAAGTTGTTGAAGCTGTCATTGATGGGTATCATCCGGATAGTGAGCTTTTATTGACAGCACGTTTTTATGGACAGGCTCCAGAAGTTGATCCTTGCATTATTGTAAACGAAGCTCGTTTAGTTTCCGGATTTGGTGAGCGTTACTTAATCGAAATTACAGGTTATGTAGGTTATGATCTTATAGGTCGAGTTGTGAAAAAGGCGCCCGGAGAATAG
- a CDS encoding YecA family protein translates to MSKKVNRNDPCPCGSNKKYKQCCLKKDSQPARYTSEGKFKFSAEVVTSGETGNSCTQLFQRLSKNLTSDQKQAIDKYHEITKNKTTLSKKTMKKAKSQEDRLVAEQLKKHNFQVMDTNTPLDLSTEQVNLDTDFVSEEFIPTQEDYRISKNIDSDLEENNQ, encoded by the coding sequence ATGTCAAAAAAAGTTAATAGAAATGATCCGTGCCCATGCGGTTCCAACAAGAAATACAAGCAGTGCTGTCTTAAAAAAGATAGTCAACCTGCTCGTTATACTTCCGAAGGAAAATTCAAATTTTCCGCAGAGGTCGTTACTTCGGGTGAAACAGGAAATAGCTGTACGCAATTATTTCAACGTCTTTCTAAGAACTTAACATCTGATCAAAAGCAAGCAATTGATAAGTATCATGAAATTACCAAAAATAAAACAACTCTGAGCAAGAAAACTATGAAAAAAGCTAAGTCTCAAGAAGACCGTTTGGTTGCTGAACAGCTTAAAAAACATAATTTTCAAGTAATGGACACAAACACCCCTCTAGACCTTTCGACAGAGCAGGTGAATCTTGATACAGATTTTGTTTCTGAGGAATTTATTCCAACTCAAGAGGACTACCGTATATCAAAAAATATTGATTCTGACTTGGAAGAAAATAACCAATAG
- a CDS encoding tRNA 2-thiocytidine biosynthesis TtcA family protein, with translation MSILHLHPPWIKSGKRIESLVRKALYTYCMLENHTKIVVALSGGKDSLTLLLMLKAISGRGFPELDLYAVNIGGKYSCGSEVSQKYLANICDKIQVPFTSIASPYSPEVPECYSCSQVRRRLLFQAAKEVGASAVAFGHHRDDVVQTALMNLLHKAEFAGMLPVLGMVHFDITILRPLILTPESWIRKFSKESGFARVTCRCPVVSLRTKTEAALKSLEEVFPQARHNIALAIEQHGLSKAQKTKAS, from the coding sequence ATGTCTATTTTACATTTACACCCCCCTTGGATTAAATCTGGTAAACGTATAGAAAGTTTGGTTCGTAAGGCTTTGTATACGTATTGCATGTTGGAAAATCATACTAAGATTGTCGTAGCTCTTAGCGGAGGGAAGGACAGTCTTACTTTGCTTTTAATGCTCAAGGCTATTTCTGGGAGAGGATTTCCAGAACTTGATCTTTATGCTGTGAATATTGGGGGAAAGTATTCTTGTGGATCAGAGGTTAGCCAGAAATATTTAGCCAATATTTGTGATAAAATTCAGGTCCCCTTCACTTCTATTGCCTCCCCCTATTCTCCTGAGGTTCCTGAATGCTATTCTTGTTCTCAAGTTAGAAGACGCTTATTATTTCAGGCGGCGAAAGAAGTAGGAGCCTCAGCCGTAGCTTTTGGACATCATCGTGATGATGTCGTACAAACAGCTTTAATGAATCTCTTGCATAAAGCTGAATTTGCAGGGATGTTACCTGTTTTAGGCATGGTACATTTCGATATCACTATCTTACGTCCTTTAATTCTTACCCCCGAATCGTGGATACGTAAATTCTCAAAAGAAAGTGGTTTTGCTCGTGTTACCTGTCGTTGTCCAGTTGTATCTTTGAGAACAAAAACGGAAGCGGCATTGAAATCATTAGAAGAAGTTTTTCCTCAAGCTAGACATAACATTGCTCTTGCTATAGAACAGCATGGATTGTCAAAAGCTCAAAAAACAAAAGCTAGTTAA
- the surE gene encoding 5'/3'-nucleotidase SurE — protein MNKKLKVLLTNDDGIFAKGISLLVSNLLKADFADLYIVAPNTEQSGKSMSFSYTEPVSIERVDYHQPVAGAWAVSGSPVDCIKLALGDLFLDSLPDIVLSGINNGSNAGRNIFYSGTAGAAMEAVISGIPAIAFSQEEHISCFQEKKSCELIKMLVLYALSRPFPLLTGFNVNFPACENNEEWQGMKLVATGKEFAYGVPRLLCDDGKRKFYSLNDCQRLMDEDLSEECHSLLTKKITVAPLLVRNSPLGLMSEEEFQQLQQEFEDFIHSEIRS, from the coding sequence ATGAATAAAAAATTAAAGGTTTTGTTAACTAACGATGACGGGATTTTTGCGAAAGGGATAAGTCTGTTAGTTTCTAACTTACTAAAAGCCGATTTTGCTGATCTGTATATAGTTGCTCCTAATACGGAACAGTCGGGGAAGAGCATGTCTTTTTCTTATACAGAACCCGTCTCTATCGAACGCGTTGACTACCACCAACCTGTCGCAGGTGCTTGGGCAGTTTCTGGCAGCCCAGTGGATTGCATCAAGCTTGCTCTTGGAGACTTATTCTTAGACTCATTACCAGATATTGTCTTGTCAGGAATTAATAACGGATCTAATGCAGGAAGAAATATTTTTTACTCCGGAACTGCGGGAGCGGCTATGGAAGCTGTTATATCAGGTATTCCTGCAATAGCTTTTTCTCAAGAAGAGCACATATCCTGCTTTCAAGAAAAAAAATCTTGTGAACTAATAAAAATGCTAGTTCTTTATGCTTTATCCAGGCCTTTTCCTCTCCTGACTGGGTTTAATGTCAATTTCCCTGCATGTGAAAATAATGAAGAATGGCAGGGTATGAAGCTTGTAGCCACAGGAAAAGAGTTTGCCTATGGTGTGCCAAGACTTCTATGCGATGACGGAAAACGCAAGTTCTATTCTTTAAATGATTGTCAAAGATTGATGGACGAAGATCTTTCTGAGGAGTGTCACTCTCTTTTGACAAAAAAAATTACAGTAGCACCTTTATTGGTAAGAAATTCTCCTCTAGGTTTAATGAGTGAGGAAGAATTTCAACAGTTACAACAAGAGTTTGAGGATTTTATTCACTCTGAAATCCGGAGTTAA